The Setaria italica strain Yugu1 chromosome IX, Setaria_italica_v2.0, whole genome shotgun sequence genome has a window encoding:
- the LOC101762155 gene encoding uncharacterized protein LOC101762155 codes for MKVLVAVDDSDFSRHALAWVLDHLFPFPAAAADQPAEEPRPALVLVHALEPLRHIMYPIGPGSAVYGAPSMMQSVWAAQAENARSLLDRAKRTCHQRGVSAEVVVVEGEPREALCRAAADMGAGLLVVGSRGLGAIKRAFLGSVSDYCAHHASCPIMVVKPPRDDDDHAHRTEAS; via the exons aTGAAGGTGCTGGTGGCGGTGGACGACAGCGACTTCAGCCGCCACGCGCTGGCCTGGGTGCTCGACCACCTCTTCCCgttcccggccgccgccgccgatcagCCGGCGGAGGAGCCCCGCCCCGCGCTGGTGCTCGTCCACGCCCTGGAGCCGCTCCGGCACATCATGTACCCCATCGGGCCAG GGTCGGCGGTGTACGGCGCGCCGTCGATGATGCAGTCGGTgtgggcggcgcaggcggagaACGCGCGCAGCCTGCTCGACAGGGCCAAGCGGACCTGCCACCAACGAGGG GTGAgcgcggaggtggtggtggtggaaggGGAGCCCAGGGAGGCGCTGTGCCGCGCCGCGGCCGACATGGGCGCCGGGCTGCTCGTCGTCGGTAGCCGCGGTCTCGGGGCCATCAAGAG GGCGTTCCTGGGGAGCGTGAGCGACTACTGCGCGCACCACGCGAGCTGCCCGATCATGGTGGTCAAGCCGCctcgcgacgacgacgaccacgcCCACCGGACGGAGGCGAGCTGA